In one Dehalogenimonas formicexedens genomic region, the following are encoded:
- a CDS encoding methyl viologen-reducing hydrogenase, whose amino-acid sequence MVRVAEEWFAVCGGCEVSILDIGEPLLDLLPSLEFVHMPVLMDHKLFGQTGEKKHMEIPEADVGIVTGSIRNQENKELAEEMRRKCKIIISLGSCANFGGIPALGNMYNNGDIFDIAYRKTASTEAGDNPSQGLPALTDRVYSVNEVIKVDVSIPGCPPTPEWIAGALTALLQGKSFSLPERSVCDDCPTVREKKAKVAIRRPLQAPEFTPGRYDNMRCMNEQGILCLGPATRTGCGGSEKTPRCIKAYMPCRGCFGPIRAGANPMVDMMGALSSVGLDPKQIEDRMATFNRFIGAGRLRPMPTR is encoded by the coding sequence ATGGTACGTGTAGCTGAAGAATGGTTCGCGGTGTGCGGGGGGTGCGAGGTCTCTATTCTGGACATCGGCGAGCCACTTCTGGATCTGCTGCCCAGCCTGGAGTTCGTCCACATGCCGGTACTGATGGATCACAAGCTTTTCGGTCAAACCGGCGAAAAAAAGCACATGGAAATACCGGAGGCCGATGTCGGCATTGTCACCGGCAGTATCCGCAACCAGGAAAACAAAGAACTGGCTGAGGAAATGCGCCGGAAATGCAAAATCATCATCTCTCTGGGATCTTGCGCCAACTTCGGCGGCATTCCGGCTTTGGGCAACATGTACAACAATGGCGATATTTTTGACATTGCTTACCGTAAAACCGCGAGCACCGAAGCTGGCGACAACCCGAGTCAGGGTCTGCCGGCGCTAACCGACCGCGTTTATTCGGTGAATGAGGTGATCAAGGTGGACGTCTCGATCCCGGGCTGTCCGCCTACGCCAGAATGGATCGCCGGCGCCTTGACAGCGCTGCTTCAGGGCAAGAGTTTCAGCCTGCCCGAGCGAAGTGTTTGCGATGATTGCCCTACGGTACGCGAGAAAAAGGCCAAGGTGGCCATTCGGCGACCGCTGCAGGCTCCTGAATTTACCCCGGGGCGCTACGATAATATGCGCTGCATGAATGAGCAGGGTATCCTCTGCCTTGGGCCTGCCACCCGCACTGGTTGCGGTGGTTCGGAAAAGACACCTCGATGCATTAAGGCTTACATGCCTTGTCGGGGTTGCTTCGGTCCTATTCGCGCCGGGGCGAATCCCATGGTCGATATGATGGGCGCGTTGTCCTCCGTTGGCCTGGATCCCAAACAGATCGAAGACCGGATGGCAACATTCAACCGCTTCATCGGCGCCGGGCGTCTGCGCCCGATGCCGACCCGCTAA
- a CDS encoding Ni/Fe hydrogenase subunit alpha, producing the protein MKEIVIQPVSRIEGGAKITIQLDDSGNVADTQVNVLELRGFERFCIGRPVEEMPRITTRICGVCPWSHHLASAKACDAVFGVTPPPAGRKLRELCNSIAYMEEHILHFYFLGGGDFVMGPDAAYEVRNVFGIAQKLPDVARNVVKVRHMCAHMLEIIAGKSIHPAAAVPGGFSKPMTEAERQKLIPMGKEALELAKFSIDYAKKNIFPAYIDAVKTVGVIKTGFLGTVRSDGAMDLYDGKLRMMDPDGKYEDFEAKDYLDYITEHVEPWSFVKFPYNKKWGGFSMDPDNPKGIYRVNTLARMNVADKISTPLAQAELEEFRANFGRPAQATLLFHWARLIEILYNAEKTLELLNDPEITSPNTRVAATPRAARGVGCTEAPRGTLIHDYTTDEKGLVTAANLIVATCQNNAPINMSVKQAAKLLIKDGKYDQGILNTVEMTIRAYDPCLSCASHDLNGQLACKVDIVGADGQLIETLTNQ; encoded by the coding sequence ATGAAAGAAATTGTTATTCAGCCGGTCTCTCGTATTGAAGGCGGGGCAAAGATCACCATACAGCTTGATGACAGCGGCAACGTTGCCGACACGCAGGTCAACGTGCTCGAACTTCGCGGCTTTGAGAGATTCTGCATAGGGCGTCCTGTCGAGGAAATGCCACGGATAACCACCCGCATCTGCGGCGTTTGTCCGTGGTCGCACCACCTGGCTTCAGCCAAGGCTTGCGACGCTGTTTTCGGCGTCACTCCGCCGCCAGCCGGCAGGAAACTGCGCGAACTTTGCAATAGCATTGCCTACATGGAAGAGCATATTTTGCACTTCTACTTCCTTGGCGGAGGCGACTTCGTCATGGGTCCCGACGCTGCCTACGAGGTTCGGAATGTGTTTGGTATCGCACAGAAGTTGCCTGATGTGGCTCGAAATGTGGTCAAGGTTCGCCACATGTGTGCCCACATGCTGGAAATTATCGCCGGCAAATCGATTCATCCGGCGGCGGCCGTACCGGGCGGATTCTCCAAGCCCATGACAGAGGCAGAGCGCCAGAAATTGATTCCCATGGGCAAGGAAGCGCTAGAGTTAGCCAAATTCTCAATCGACTATGCCAAGAAGAATATCTTTCCTGCTTACATCGATGCAGTCAAAACCGTTGGTGTTATCAAGACGGGCTTCCTTGGTACCGTTAGAAGTGACGGCGCGATGGACCTTTACGACGGCAAGTTGCGGATGATGGATCCGGATGGCAAGTATGAGGATTTTGAAGCCAAGGACTATCTTGATTACATCACGGAACATGTCGAGCCGTGGTCGTTCGTCAAATTCCCCTACAACAAGAAATGGGGCGGCTTCTCCATGGATCCGGATAATCCGAAGGGTATTTATCGGGTCAACACGCTTGCCCGCATGAATGTAGCTGACAAAATCTCTACCCCTCTTGCGCAAGCGGAGTTGGAAGAATTCCGGGCCAACTTCGGCCGGCCTGCCCAGGCGACCTTGCTGTTCCATTGGGCCCGCCTCATAGAGATCCTTTATAACGCTGAAAAAACTCTGGAGCTTTTAAACGATCCCGAGATAACATCTCCCAATACCCGGGTTGCTGCAACACCTAGGGCGGCTCGTGGTGTCGGCTGCACGGAAGCTCCGCGCGGCACCCTGATTCACGACTATACCACTGACGAGAAGGGACTGGTGACGGCTGCCAACTTAATTGTAGCCACCTGCCAGAACAATGCTCCCATCAATATGTCGGTCAAGCAAGCCGCCAAGCTCCTGATCAAGGACGGCAAGTACGACCAGGGCATCCTGAATACCGTGGAAATGACTATCCGCGCCTATGACCCATGCCTGTCGTGCGCCAGCCATGATCTTAACGGACAACTAGCCTGCAAAGTCGATATCGTGGGAGCTGACGGGCAACTCATTGAAACACTGACCAACCAGTAA
- the glmS gene encoding glutamine--fructose-6-phosphate transaminase (isomerizing) → MTFMCGIAGYIGIKPAKEILLDSLSRLEYRGYDSCGIAVRGSPLTIFKGTSRVGHLRLQSPELGGTIGIGHTRWATHGEVSAANAHPHTDCHHKIAVVHNGIISNYRELRKLLKDEGHTFRSETDSEVLPHLVEKFYRGDIESALRQALGLIEGTYAVLAVTEHEDRVVAARNGSPLVVGVCSDGFIFASDVLGIGAQAESIVYLEDGDIAICDKRQIKITNEGKTVQRIPSSVHLNALMIEKGGFEHYMLKEINEQPEVVRACLRAYSDPPRFRNQLIFDSTTDSLTLTACGTSYHAAEVGKFIIEELTGIPVRLEIASEIRHRPTIIKTAKAIGLSQSGETADVLTSLKRMKEAGIETIALTNVFQSSISRIADDTIYIPAGPEVAVAATKTFVAQIIALIKLALAHQSVDRTMRDQINLELERIPHKIQQILDNRHLIKQATSLVAAADQVFFIAKGVNVPIALEGALKAKEIAYINAEGFCAGELKHGPFALLSPSSTVIAIIAGDENQASITASVREIQARKSKVVCITRENDSTFNDSTDNILRIPSTHRLLSPILNAVVVQLLAYYTAEARGCPIDFPRNLAKSVTVE, encoded by the coding sequence ATGACATTTATGTGCGGAATTGCTGGGTATATAGGCATCAAACCTGCTAAAGAGATATTGCTGGATTCCTTATCTAGACTCGAATACAGGGGCTATGATAGTTGCGGGATTGCCGTTCGAGGCAGTCCGCTTACCATTTTTAAAGGGACGTCCCGGGTTGGGCATTTGAGGCTGCAATCACCCGAACTGGGTGGGACGATAGGAATCGGACATACCCGATGGGCAACTCATGGTGAAGTATCTGCGGCAAATGCGCATCCTCATACTGATTGTCACCACAAAATCGCGGTTGTGCACAACGGTATAATTTCCAATTATCGAGAATTGCGCAAATTATTGAAGGACGAAGGTCATACCTTCAGGTCGGAAACAGATTCTGAGGTTTTGCCTCATCTCGTAGAGAAATTCTATAGAGGAGACATTGAATCCGCCCTCCGTCAGGCTCTTGGCTTGATCGAAGGGACCTATGCCGTTCTGGCGGTTACTGAACATGAAGACAGGGTCGTGGCAGCCAGAAACGGTAGCCCGTTGGTCGTAGGTGTTTGTTCCGACGGATTCATTTTCGCTTCAGACGTCCTGGGAATAGGGGCTCAAGCTGAAAGCATCGTTTATCTTGAAGACGGCGACATCGCAATCTGTGATAAACGCCAAATTAAGATTACCAACGAAGGGAAAACGGTTCAGAGAATCCCTTCCAGTGTTCATTTGAACGCTTTGATGATTGAAAAAGGTGGGTTCGAGCACTACATGCTGAAGGAGATCAATGAACAGCCGGAAGTAGTTCGCGCCTGCTTGCGGGCTTATTCCGATCCACCAAGATTTCGTAACCAACTCATCTTTGACTCAACCACTGATAGCCTTACTCTCACGGCATGTGGGACTTCTTATCACGCAGCAGAAGTAGGGAAATTCATCATTGAAGAACTGACCGGTATTCCGGTGAGATTGGAAATCGCCTCGGAAATAAGGCATCGTCCGACAATTATCAAAACGGCGAAAGCCATTGGTCTTTCTCAATCCGGCGAAACAGCTGATGTATTGACCAGCCTGAAGAGAATGAAGGAAGCGGGAATCGAAACCATCGCTTTGACCAATGTTTTTCAAAGTTCCATAAGCCGAATAGCGGATGACACGATATATATCCCCGCCGGTCCCGAGGTGGCCGTTGCCGCCACAAAAACGTTTGTAGCGCAGATTATAGCCTTGATCAAACTGGCATTGGCGCACCAGAGTGTTGACCGTACGATGCGTGATCAAATAAATTTGGAACTTGAACGCATCCCTCATAAGATTCAACAAATACTCGATAATCGCCACCTCATCAAACAAGCGACGTCTCTCGTGGCGGCTGCCGATCAAGTATTTTTTATAGCAAAAGGTGTCAACGTCCCTATCGCGTTGGAAGGTGCCTTAAAGGCAAAGGAAATCGCGTATATCAATGCGGAAGGTTTTTGTGCCGGGGAGCTGAAACACGGACCGTTTGCTCTATTATCGCCATCTTCTACTGTTATCGCCATTATCGCCGGGGATGAGAACCAAGCGTCAATCACCGCCTCTGTTCGAGAGATACAAGCCAGAAAATCAAAGGTTGTCTGTATCACCAGAGAAAACGATTCGACGTTTAACGATTCAACAGACAATATTTTGAGAATACCGTCCACACACAGGCTTTTATCACCGATTTTGAATGCCGTGGTGGTGCAATTACTGGCTTATTACACCGCGGAGGCCAGAGGCTGCCCGATTGACTTCCCGCGTAACCTGGCAAAAAGCGTGACGGTTGAGTAA
- a CDS encoding hydrogenase maturation protease, translated as MEYVPDYYNKDLLILGVGNPLFGDDGFGPAVAEELSCRGRVPSFSAVLDVGTGVREILFDLIISPKRPKEIVIVDALDCGREPGEVFKVRVDEVPSLKSHDFSLHLAPSLNLLQELRDNSGVRVTILAAQPEIIPEIVTAGLSEPIRKAVKETADYIEASFFKRI; from the coding sequence ATGGAATACGTTCCGGATTACTACAACAAGGATCTACTGATACTCGGTGTGGGTAATCCACTCTTCGGCGATGATGGATTCGGCCCGGCTGTGGCGGAGGAACTCTCCTGCCGCGGCCGGGTTCCGTCTTTCTCGGCGGTGCTCGATGTCGGCACCGGGGTTCGCGAGATCTTGTTCGACCTCATAATATCCCCTAAAAGACCAAAGGAAATTGTCATCGTTGATGCCCTTGATTGCGGGCGTGAACCTGGGGAAGTGTTCAAAGTAAGAGTCGATGAAGTCCCGAGTCTAAAGAGCCACGACTTTTCTTTGCATCTCGCGCCCAGCCTGAACCTGTTGCAGGAATTGCGAGACAACTCTGGGGTCAGGGTAACCATTCTGGCAGCACAACCCGAAATTATACCTGAGATTGTCACAGCCGGGTTGTCAGAACCTATCCGGAAAGCGGTGAAAGAAACCGCTGACTATATTGAGGCTAGCTTTTTCAAACGAATTTAG